One genomic segment of Candidatus Latescibacterota bacterium includes these proteins:
- a CDS encoding pyruvate, phosphate dikinase has protein sequence MSQKKVYTFGGGSAEGNAGMKNLLGGKGANLAEMASLGIPVPAGFTITTEVCNWFGAHGHQRPQDLADQVEQGVAAIERVMGGKFGDAKRPLLLSVRSGARASMPGMMDTVLNIGLNDSTVQGLIHDDTSRRFAYDSYRRFVQMYGDVVLRVRGDVHDPFEELLQAKKNARGVSLDTELSADDLAELVGEFKALVAERTGHPFPDEPWQQLWGAIDAVFLSWDNPRAEAYRRLNHIPASWGTAVNVQAMVFGNMGQDCATGVAFTRDPSTGENRFYGEYLKNAQGEDVVAGIRTPQPLNKASKDPDNPLPSLEEEFPECYDELVAIYKKLERHYRDMQDIEFTIQQGRLWMLQTRNGKRTGFAAVRVAAEMLGEGLIDEKTAVLRVDPGQLTQLLLPVFDQKAKAAAIDKGGLLAKGLNAGPGAATGAITFSADEAARRAAEGEKVLLVRIETSPDDIQGMHAAEGILTSRGGMTSHAAVVARGMGKSCVAGCGALEIDYAHGVMRVAGKTFREGDALSIDGLTGEVLEGSIPVRPSEIVQVLIDQDLPREKSLLFQQFDRIMSLADGYARLKVRTNADTPVDSTVARRFGAQGIGLCRTEHMFFEGERIDAVREMILADTLPGREAALAKILPMQQSDFEGIFRAMDGLPVTIRTLDPPLHEFLPHGDGEIGDLARKLGVPAERLKAKVEQLSEANPMLGHRGCRLGIVYPEITAMQARAIFQAAVAVQKTGVRALPEVMIPLVGNVKELALQRKVVDDTAKAVFAEMGARVDYLVGTMIELPRAALTADEIAAEAEFFSFGTNDLTQTALGLSRDDAGRFLPYYVELGIYPADPFARLDQSGVGQLVRMGFEKGRSVRGGLKVGICGEHGGDPSSVEFCDGVGLNYVSCSPYRVPVARLAAAHAVLKASESEGASSPGVKA, from the coding sequence ATCAGCCAGAAGAAGGTCTACACCTTCGGCGGGGGTTCCGCCGAGGGCAACGCCGGCATGAAGAACCTGCTGGGCGGCAAGGGCGCCAACCTGGCCGAGATGGCCAGCCTGGGCATCCCCGTGCCGGCGGGCTTCACCATCACCACCGAGGTCTGCAACTGGTTCGGCGCGCACGGCCACCAGCGGCCGCAGGACCTGGCGGACCAGGTGGAGCAGGGCGTGGCCGCCATCGAGCGCGTCATGGGCGGCAAGTTCGGCGACGCCAAGCGCCCCCTGCTGCTCTCCGTGCGCAGCGGCGCGCGTGCGTCGATGCCGGGCATGATGGACACCGTCCTCAACATCGGCCTCAACGACAGCACCGTGCAGGGCCTGATCCACGACGACACCAGCCGCCGCTTCGCCTACGACTCCTACCGCCGCTTCGTGCAGATGTACGGGGACGTCGTGCTGCGCGTGCGCGGCGACGTGCACGATCCCTTCGAGGAGCTGCTCCAGGCCAAGAAGAACGCGCGCGGGGTCAGCCTCGACACGGAGCTCAGCGCCGACGATCTGGCCGAGCTGGTGGGCGAGTTCAAGGCGCTGGTCGCCGAGCGCACGGGGCATCCCTTCCCGGACGAGCCCTGGCAGCAGCTCTGGGGCGCCATCGACGCGGTCTTCCTGAGCTGGGACAACCCGCGCGCCGAGGCCTACCGCCGCCTGAATCACATCCCCGCCAGCTGGGGCACGGCGGTGAACGTGCAGGCGATGGTCTTCGGCAACATGGGCCAGGACTGCGCCACGGGCGTGGCCTTCACGCGCGATCCGTCCACGGGCGAGAACCGCTTCTACGGCGAGTACCTCAAGAACGCCCAGGGCGAGGACGTGGTGGCGGGCATCCGCACGCCCCAGCCGCTCAACAAGGCCAGCAAGGATCCGGACAACCCGCTGCCGAGCCTCGAGGAGGAGTTCCCCGAGTGCTACGACGAGCTGGTGGCCATCTACAAGAAGCTCGAGCGGCATTACCGGGACATGCAGGACATCGAGTTCACGATCCAGCAGGGCCGCCTCTGGATGCTGCAGACCCGCAACGGCAAGCGCACCGGCTTCGCCGCCGTGCGCGTGGCCGCCGAGATGCTCGGCGAGGGCCTCATCGACGAGAAGACGGCCGTCCTGCGCGTGGACCCCGGCCAGCTGACGCAGCTGCTGCTGCCGGTCTTCGACCAGAAGGCCAAGGCGGCGGCCATCGACAAGGGCGGCCTGCTGGCCAAGGGCCTGAACGCCGGCCCGGGCGCGGCCACCGGCGCCATCACTTTCAGCGCCGACGAGGCCGCGCGCCGCGCCGCCGAGGGCGAGAAGGTGCTGCTGGTGCGCATCGAGACGAGCCCGGACGACATCCAGGGCATGCACGCGGCCGAGGGCATCCTCACCAGCCGCGGCGGCATGACCAGCCACGCGGCCGTGGTGGCCCGCGGCATGGGCAAGAGCTGCGTGGCCGGCTGCGGCGCCCTGGAGATTGACTATGCACACGGCGTCATGCGGGTCGCCGGCAAGACCTTCCGCGAAGGCGACGCGCTCAGCATCGACGGCCTCACCGGCGAGGTGCTCGAGGGCTCGATCCCCGTGCGCCCCAGCGAGATCGTGCAGGTGCTCATCGACCAGGACCTGCCGCGGGAGAAGAGCCTGCTCTTCCAGCAGTTCGACCGCATCATGTCCCTGGCCGACGGCTACGCCCGCCTCAAGGTGCGCACCAACGCCGACACGCCCGTGGACTCCACGGTCGCGCGACGCTTCGGCGCCCAGGGCATCGGCCTCTGCCGCACCGAGCACATGTTCTTCGAGGGCGAGCGCATCGACGCGGTGCGCGAGATGATCCTCGCCGACACGCTCCCCGGCCGCGAGGCGGCGCTCGCCAAGATCCTGCCCATGCAGCAGTCCGACTTCGAGGGCATCTTCCGCGCGATGGACGGCCTGCCCGTCACCATCCGCACCCTGGATCCGCCGCTGCACGAGTTCCTGCCCCACGGCGACGGCGAGATCGGCGACCTGGCGCGCAAGCTGGGCGTCCCCGCCGAGCGCCTCAAGGCCAAGGTGGAGCAGCTCAGCGAGGCCAACCCCATGCTCGGCCACCGCGGCTGCCGCCTGGGCATCGTCTACCCGGAGATCACCGCCATGCAGGCGCGGGCCATTTTCCAGGCCGCCGTGGCCGTCCAGAAAACCGGTGTGCGCGCGCTGCCCGAGGTGATGATCCCGCTGGTGGGCAACGTCAAGGAGCTCGCGCTGCAGCGCAAGGTGGTGGACGACACGGCCAAGGCCGTCTTCGCCGAGATGGGCGCGCGCGTGGACTACCTCGTCGGCACCATGATCGAGCTGCCCCGCGCCGCCCTCACCGCCGACGAGATCGCCGCCGAGGCCGAGTTCTTCTCCTTCGGCACCAACGACCTCACGCAGACGGCCCTCGGCCTCAGCCGCGACGACGCCGGCCGCTTCCTACCCTACTACGTGGAGCTCGGCATCTACCCGGCCGACCCCTTCGCGCGCCTCGATCAGAGCGGCGTCGGCCAGCTCGTGCGCATGGGCTTCGAGAAGGGGCGCAGCGTGCGCGGCGGTCTGAAGGTCGGCATCTGCGGCGAGCACGGCGGCGATCCGAGCAGCGTGGAGTTCTGCGACGGCGTCGGCCTCAACTACGTGAGCTGCTCGCCGTATCGCGTGCCCGTCGCCCGGCTGGCCGCGGCCCACGCGGTGCTCAAGGCCTCCGAGAGCGAGGGAGCCTCGTCGCCGGGGGTGAAGGCCTGA
- a CDS encoding SpoIID/LytB domain-containing protein, giving the protein MTTTLRTLRNLALVSLGIALLAGCSAKSPVPVVEQRTVVEAKPERLPALQLGREPDIRILLTRNVSAVEVRCSRGFVALDARGRVMGRYGTGQRYHFFQSRRSPDRLEVYSESLRGGARTRAALGRLPFHDAVYLQPESGGVLSVNGQSYRGRFKLWREGDHFSCLNLLPLELYLRGVVPHEIGHLKASGFEAMKAQAVASRNYALQRLADSRDRPWDMVDTVFDQVYRGVHEESRWANRAIEATRGQVLYDGARPAEVYYSSTCGGYTTDIDQVWKHAPAAHLVAVRDADAAGRSWCHSSKYFRWRHSWSARELGQILRAYLPAAAELPSGTKIGYIRDVRITQTTPEGRAKRLEVETDRGTFVVKGDRIRSALKRDLDGNALRSILFQLQAERDAQGRLVRLTAVGAGWGHGIGMCQVGAIARSAAGESYDQILAAYYPGTRLRRVWH; this is encoded by the coding sequence ATGACGACGACGCTCCGAACCCTTCGCAACCTCGCTCTCGTCTCGCTCGGCATCGCGCTGCTGGCGGGCTGTTCGGCCAAGTCGCCTGTCCCCGTCGTCGAGCAGCGCACGGTGGTGGAGGCCAAGCCGGAGCGCCTGCCGGCGCTGCAACTCGGACGCGAGCCGGACATCCGCATCCTGCTCACGCGCAACGTGAGCGCCGTGGAGGTGCGCTGCAGCCGCGGGTTCGTCGCCCTCGACGCGCGCGGCCGCGTGATGGGCCGCTACGGCACCGGGCAGCGCTACCACTTCTTCCAGAGCCGCAGGAGTCCGGACCGCCTCGAGGTCTACAGCGAGAGCCTGCGCGGCGGCGCGCGCACGCGCGCGGCGCTGGGACGTCTGCCCTTTCACGACGCCGTCTACCTGCAGCCCGAAAGCGGCGGCGTGCTGAGCGTGAACGGCCAGAGCTACCGCGGGCGCTTCAAGCTGTGGCGCGAGGGGGACCACTTCAGCTGCCTCAACCTGCTGCCGCTGGAGCTCTACCTGCGCGGCGTGGTGCCGCACGAGATCGGCCACCTCAAGGCCAGCGGCTTCGAGGCGATGAAGGCGCAGGCCGTGGCGAGTCGCAACTACGCGCTGCAGCGCCTGGCGGACAGCCGGGACCGCCCCTGGGACATGGTGGACACGGTGTTCGATCAGGTCTATCGCGGGGTGCACGAGGAGTCGCGCTGGGCCAACCGCGCGATCGAGGCGACGCGGGGGCAGGTGCTCTACGACGGCGCGCGGCCGGCGGAGGTCTACTACTCGTCCACCTGCGGCGGCTACACGACGGACATCGATCAGGTCTGGAAGCACGCGCCGGCGGCCCACCTCGTGGCGGTGCGCGACGCCGACGCGGCCGGCCGCTCCTGGTGCCACAGCAGCAAGTACTTCCGCTGGCGTCACAGCTGGAGCGCGCGCGAGCTGGGGCAGATCCTGCGCGCCTACCTGCCCGCGGCGGCGGAGCTGCCGTCCGGCACGAAGATCGGCTACATCCGCGACGTCCGCATCACCCAGACCACGCCCGAGGGCCGCGCCAAGCGCCTGGAGGTGGAGACCGACCGCGGCACCTTCGTCGTGAAGGGCGACCGCATCCGCTCGGCCTTGAAGCGCGATCTCGACGGCAACGCGCTGCGGAGCATCCTCTTTCAGCTGCAGGCGGAGCGGGACGCCCAGGGGCGCCTCGTGCGCCTCACGGCGGTGGGTGCGGGCTGGGGGCACGGCATCGGGATGTGCCAGGTCGGGGCCATCGCGCGGAGCGCGGCGGGGGAGTCCTACGACCAGATCCTGGCGGCCTACTACCCGGGCACGCGCCTCAGACGGGTCTGGCACTGA
- a CDS encoding tryptophanase produces MERYIEPFKVKVVEPIRAITREERVAAIARAGNNLFKLRADEIYIDLLTDSGTSAMSDNQWAGIMLGDEAYAGSRNYFNFEQAVHDIFGLEHVIPVHQGRVAENLLFSTVLGKGMVVPNNSHFDTTRANVEYHDAEALDLLCPEGRDPHLVAPFKGNMDVAALERLIAEKGTERIPLVMLTVTNNSGGGQPVSMANIKAVSAVCRAHKLPLFFDACRFAENAYFIKSREEGYAERSVPEIVAEMFSQVDGCTMSAKKDGMVNMGGFLAMRDGELADRIRNLLILVEGFPTYGGLSGRDLEAIARGLREVLDERYLQFRLGQVANLAEQLEEGGVPILRPAGGHAVYVNAGEFLPHIPPTAFPGQSLAVNLYIESGVRGVEIGTLMFGGKDPATGAERTARLELVRLAIPRRVYTTMHMNYVAQALLDLYEKREELEGMKIVKAPPFLRHFSATLDFIEQKSVSAV; encoded by the coding sequence ATGGAGCGCTACATCGAGCCCTTCAAAGTCAAGGTGGTCGAGCCGATCCGGGCCATCACCCGCGAGGAGCGGGTGGCCGCCATCGCCCGCGCGGGCAACAACCTGTTCAAGCTGCGCGCCGACGAGATCTACATCGACCTGCTCACCGACTCCGGCACCAGCGCCATGAGCGACAACCAGTGGGCCGGCATCATGCTCGGCGACGAGGCCTACGCCGGCAGCCGCAACTACTTCAACTTCGAGCAGGCGGTGCACGACATCTTCGGCCTCGAGCACGTGATCCCCGTGCACCAGGGGCGCGTCGCCGAGAACCTGCTCTTCTCCACCGTGCTCGGCAAGGGCATGGTGGTGCCGAACAACAGCCACTTCGACACCACCCGCGCCAACGTGGAGTATCACGACGCCGAGGCCCTGGACCTGCTCTGCCCGGAGGGCCGGGACCCGCACCTGGTGGCCCCCTTCAAGGGCAACATGGACGTGGCCGCCCTCGAGCGTCTCATCGCCGAGAAGGGCACGGAGCGCATCCCCCTGGTGATGCTGACCGTCACCAACAACAGCGGGGGCGGCCAGCCGGTGTCCATGGCCAACATCAAGGCCGTGAGCGCCGTCTGCCGCGCGCACAAGCTGCCGCTCTTCTTCGACGCCTGCCGCTTCGCGGAGAACGCCTACTTCATCAAGAGCCGCGAGGAGGGCTACGCCGAACGCAGCGTCCCCGAGATCGTGGCCGAGATGTTCTCCCAGGTGGACGGCTGCACGATGAGCGCGAAGAAGGACGGCATGGTCAACATGGGCGGCTTCCTCGCCATGCGCGACGGGGAGCTCGCCGACCGCATCCGCAACCTGCTCATCCTGGTGGAGGGCTTCCCCACCTACGGCGGGCTGTCGGGGCGGGATCTCGAGGCCATCGCCCGCGGCCTGCGCGAGGTGCTCGACGAGCGCTACCTGCAGTTCCGCCTGGGCCAGGTGGCCAACCTGGCCGAGCAGCTCGAGGAAGGCGGGGTGCCCATCCTGCGGCCGGCGGGGGGGCATGCGGTCTACGTCAACGCGGGCGAGTTCCTGCCGCACATCCCGCCCACGGCCTTTCCCGGCCAGTCGCTGGCGGTGAACCTCTACATCGAATCCGGCGTGCGCGGAGTGGAGATCGGCACCCTGATGTTCGGGGGCAAGGATCCCGCCACGGGCGCCGAGCGGACGGCGCGGCTGGAGCTGGTGCGCCTCGCGATTCCGCGGCGCGTCTACACCACCATGCACATGAACTACGTGGCCCAGGCGCTCCTCGACCTCTACGAGAAGCGCGAGGAGCTGGAGGGGATGAAGATCGTCAAGGCCCCGCCCTTCCTGCGCCACTTCTCCGCGACCCTGGACTTCATCGAACAAAAGAGCGTTTCGGCCGTCTGA
- a CDS encoding CDP-alcohol phosphatidyltransferase family protein, whose protein sequence is MRLAREAAARMDRPAVLRSVRRYTTALLLVQTALAALLAWRPGPPRVGAVYLVAALPWTLLVNAVLGRNVHLLYTAEGQPLTRLNLATRVTLIRVLSIPLVGVLVLQGESMMAGLVFLGAAVTDWLDGHLARRMNDVTQLGRIADPSIDALFCGLTFVALAAAQRLPGWLLVLAGIRYGTLLGGALFLKLYAGGVPVRATFLGRLFYFIQYSLLLAFLLFDTPVVDRWTPRALGVLQVLVTAQLLLLGRTMLAEMRHDLESDAD, encoded by the coding sequence TTGCGCCTGGCGCGCGAGGCGGCGGCGCGCATGGATCGGCCGGCCGTCCTGCGCTCGGTGCGCCGCTACACCACCGCGCTGCTCCTGGTGCAGACCGCCCTCGCGGCGCTGCTGGCCTGGCGGCCGGGGCCGCCGCGCGTCGGCGCGGTCTACCTCGTCGCCGCCCTGCCCTGGACGCTGCTGGTGAACGCCGTGCTCGGCCGGAACGTCCACCTGCTCTACACCGCGGAGGGACAGCCCCTCACGCGCCTCAACCTCGCCACGCGCGTCACGCTGATCCGGGTGCTGTCGATCCCCCTCGTGGGCGTCCTCGTGCTGCAGGGCGAGAGCATGATGGCGGGGCTGGTCTTCCTCGGCGCGGCGGTCACGGACTGGCTGGACGGCCACCTCGCGCGGCGCATGAACGACGTCACGCAGCTCGGCCGCATCGCGGACCCGAGCATCGACGCGCTCTTCTGCGGCCTCACCTTCGTCGCCCTCGCCGCCGCCCAGCGGCTGCCGGGCTGGCTGCTGGTGCTGGCGGGCATCCGCTACGGCACCCTGCTGGGCGGCGCGCTCTTTCTCAAGCTCTACGCCGGCGGCGTGCCCGTGCGCGCCACCTTCCTCGGACGGCTCTTCTACTTCATCCAGTACTCGCTGCTGCTGGCATTCCTGCTCTTCGACACGCCGGTCGTGGACCGCTGGACGCCACGCGCGCTCGGCGTGTTGCAGGTGCTGGTCACCGCGCAGCTGCTGCTGCTCGGGCGGACGATGCTCGCGGAGATGCGCCATGACCTCGAAAGCGACGCGGACTGA
- a CDS encoding asparaginase, whose translation MNWCELARVTRSGREESRHRGAWALVDAAGRILDSRGDPRQPIWARSSVKAFQALPFVALGLLERHGLGDAHLAVICGSHSGEPRHRALVAEILAAGGLAERDLACGYHRPFDGASAREQIRQGAPDSPLYHNCSGKHAGMLLLARALGASPADYRDPEGPGQRLIRDTLAAFAGGMQPELGWDGCSAPSFRLPLAALARAMAALVADDLPAGLPRPELPWAAAVRRVIAAQLAHPELVGGSRRRLDTDLMRAGGGRILAKSGAEAVELLALPGRALGLALKVADGSDRAVGPVVLALLERWEILRGKDLERVAEWRHAEQIDASGRVTGRVEVLPEGLPTAAAGPPLR comes from the coding sequence GTGAACTGGTGCGAGCTGGCCCGCGTGACGCGCTCCGGGCGCGAGGAGTCCCGCCACCGCGGCGCGTGGGCCCTGGTGGACGCCGCGGGCCGCATCCTCGACAGCCGCGGCGATCCCCGGCAGCCGATCTGGGCGCGCAGCAGCGTGAAGGCCTTCCAGGCGCTGCCGTTCGTCGCCCTCGGGCTGCTCGAGCGGCACGGCCTCGGCGACGCGCACCTGGCCGTCATCTGCGGCTCGCACAGCGGCGAGCCGCGGCACCGCGCGCTGGTCGCGGAGATCCTCGCCGCGGGCGGACTGGCCGAGCGCGATCTCGCCTGCGGCTACCACCGCCCCTTCGACGGCGCCAGCGCCCGCGAGCAGATCCGCCAGGGGGCGCCCGACAGCCCGCTCTATCACAACTGCTCGGGCAAGCACGCCGGCATGCTCCTGCTGGCGCGCGCGCTCGGGGCTTCCCCCGCGGACTACCGCGACCCCGAGGGCCCGGGGCAGCGCCTCATCCGCGACACGCTGGCGGCCTTCGCCGGCGGGATGCAACCCGAGCTGGGCTGGGACGGCTGCAGCGCGCCCAGCTTCCGCCTGCCCCTCGCCGCGCTCGCCCGGGCCATGGCCGCCCTCGTGGCGGACGACCTGCCCGCCGGCCTGCCGCGGCCCGAGCTCCCCTGGGCAGCCGCCGTGCGCCGCGTGATCGCGGCCCAGCTCGCGCACCCCGAACTGGTGGGGGGAAGCCGACGTCGGCTGGACACCGATCTGATGCGGGCGGGCGGCGGCCGGATCCTGGCCAAGAGCGGCGCCGAGGCCGTGGAGCTGCTGGCCCTGCCCGGGCGCGCCCTGGGGCTCGCCCTCAAGGTCGCGGACGGCTCCGATCGCGCGGTGGGACCCGTGGTCCTGGCGCTGCTGGAGCGCTGGGAAATACTCCGTGGAAAAGACTTGGAGAGAGTGGCAGAATGGCGGCACGCTGAACAGATTGACGCGTCGGGACGGGTGACCGGGCGGGTGGAGGTGCTGCCGGAAGGGCTGCCGACCGCCGCGGCCGGGCCCCCTCTCCGCTAG
- a CDS encoding right-handed parallel beta-helix repeat-containing protein has protein sequence MRPLVPLLASAALAVALPAAAATFLVLPDGSGDTPSIADALRLAVSGDVIELGDGVFGGLGSAGLATDGRALTLRSHSGNPGACVIDGAAATTSLLRIGGGGSELCRIEGIGFRGAALSNADGGALFIESGAPRIANCRFSDNAAHRGGAVLCTGGAPRFENCLFVDNRASTGGGALAATEAADVTVTGCRFAGNTAAYGGAFFVDRASLTLTGNIVVGNSASERGGAIYAGDHASLDVATCTLAWNDAPAGCGLTLVTFANAALRRTILAFGAGGEAVDLRYDATIAVSCSDLFGNAGGDWTGALAAQANQAGNLAADPRFCGDADDQNVGLAADSPCAAGASACGAMGAKPVSCAGREARETSLGAVKTLYGRGGD, from the coding sequence ATGCGCCCGCTCGTTCCCCTCCTTGCCTCCGCCGCGCTCGCGGTCGCGCTTCCTGCCGCGGCAGCCACCTTCCTGGTGCTGCCCGACGGCAGCGGCGACACGCCGAGCATCGCCGACGCCCTTCGCCTCGCCGTGAGCGGCGACGTGATCGAGCTCGGCGACGGGGTCTTCGGCGGCCTGGGCAGCGCGGGCCTGGCCACCGACGGCCGCGCGCTGACCCTGCGCTCCCACAGCGGCAACCCCGGCGCCTGCGTGATCGACGGCGCGGCGGCCACGACCTCGCTCCTGCGCATCGGCGGCGGGGGCAGCGAGCTCTGCCGCATCGAGGGGATCGGCTTTCGCGGCGCCGCCCTCTCGAACGCGGACGGCGGAGCGCTGTTCATCGAGAGCGGCGCCCCGCGCATCGCGAACTGCCGCTTCAGCGACAACGCGGCGCACCGGGGCGGCGCGGTGCTCTGCACGGGCGGCGCGCCGCGCTTCGAGAACTGCCTCTTCGTGGACAACCGCGCGTCCACCGGCGGCGGCGCGCTGGCGGCGACGGAGGCCGCGGACGTCACGGTCACCGGCTGCCGCTTCGCGGGCAACACGGCCGCCTACGGCGGCGCCTTCTTCGTCGACCGGGCCTCGCTCACGCTGACGGGCAACATCGTCGTGGGCAACAGCGCGAGCGAGCGCGGCGGCGCGATCTACGCCGGCGACCACGCGTCGCTCGACGTCGCCACCTGCACGCTCGCCTGGAACGACGCGCCCGCGGGCTGCGGCCTCACCCTCGTCACCTTCGCGAACGCCGCGCTCCGGCGGACGATCCTCGCCTTCGGCGCCGGCGGCGAGGCCGTGGACCTGCGCTACGACGCCACGATCGCCGTGAGCTGCAGCGACCTCTTCGGCAACGCCGGTGGCGACTGGACGGGCGCGCTGGCCGCGCAGGCGAACCAGGCGGGCAATCTCGCCGCCGACCCGCGCTTCTGCGGCGATGCGGACGACCAGAACGTCGGCCTCGCCGCCGACTCGCCCTGCGCGGCGGGCGCCAGCGCCTGCGGCGCCATGGGCGCGAAGCCCGTCAGTTGCGCCGGTCGGGAAGCGCGCGAGACCAGCCTCGGGGCCGTCAAGACGCTCTATGGACGGGGGGGGGACTAG
- a CDS encoding anhydro-N-acetylmuramic acid kinase: MMRFHGSGEWTVLGLMCGTSLDGLDAARLRLRAGASGLEAWEFLDFATAPYPPALRLEAEALIEGGRCSAAALGGLHVGLAQAFAAFVTERFPAPVADLAAFPGQTLWHDPDGAGFSLQIGSPAAFALLTGLPTVGEFRLPDVLLGGQGAPLVPLADALLHRDAVEARALVNVGGIANVTLLPPGRGVDGVRAWDTGPGNTLMDSLARLATGKPFDADGALAARGHVLEPLLAEWLADPWFRREPPKSTGRERFGGSFLPPAALDALRREHGDADLMATLLELTVCAIADALERERVDRVYLAGGGAENPALRARLAARIAPVPLATSDALGLPSAAKEAADFAVLALEAAAGRPVALPAVTGARAAAGAGLFAPGAQSFTA; encoded by the coding sequence GTGATGCGCTTCCACGGCAGCGGCGAGTGGACCGTCCTCGGTCTCATGTGCGGCACCAGTCTGGACGGACTGGACGCCGCCCGGCTGCGCCTGCGCGCGGGCGCGTCGGGTCTCGAGGCCTGGGAGTTCCTCGACTTCGCGACGGCGCCCTACCCGCCCGCGCTGCGCCTGGAGGCCGAGGCGCTCATCGAGGGCGGGCGGTGCAGCGCCGCGGCGTTGGGCGGACTGCACGTCGGGCTGGCGCAGGCCTTCGCCGCCTTCGTCACCGAGCGCTTTCCCGCGCCGGTGGCCGACCTCGCCGCCTTTCCCGGCCAGACGCTCTGGCACGATCCCGACGGCGCGGGCTTCAGCCTGCAGATCGGCTCGCCCGCGGCCTTCGCGCTGCTGACGGGGCTGCCCACGGTGGGCGAGTTCCGTCTGCCCGACGTGCTGCTGGGCGGACAGGGCGCGCCGCTGGTGCCGCTGGCCGACGCGCTGCTCCATCGCGACGCGGTGGAGGCTCGCGCGCTGGTCAACGTGGGCGGCATCGCCAACGTCACGCTGCTGCCACCGGGCCGCGGGGTGGACGGCGTCCGCGCCTGGGACACCGGTCCCGGCAACACGCTCATGGACAGCCTCGCGCGTCTCGCCACCGGCAAGCCCTTCGACGCCGACGGCGCGCTCGCCGCCCGCGGCCACGTGCTCGAGCCGCTGCTCGCCGAGTGGCTCGCCGACCCGTGGTTTCGTCGCGAGCCGCCGAAGTCCACGGGCCGCGAGCGCTTCGGCGGCAGCTTCCTGCCGCCCGCGGCGCTGGACGCTCTCCGCCGCGAACACGGCGACGCCGATCTCATGGCCACCCTGCTCGAACTCACCGTGTGCGCGATCGCCGACGCCCTGGAACGCGAGCGCGTCGATCGCGTCTACCTGGCCGGTGGCGGCGCGGAGAACCCCGCGCTGCGCGCGCGCCTGGCCGCGCGGATCGCGCCCGTGCCGCTCGCGACCAGCGACGCGCTCGGCCTGCCCAGCGCCGCCAAGGAGGCCGCCGACTTCGCCGTGCTGGCGCTCGAGGCCGCGGCGGGCAGGCCCGTCGCGCTGCCCGCCGTCACCGGGGCGCGCGCCGCCGCCGGCGCCGGCCTCTTCGCCCCCGGCGCACAGTCCTTCACCGCCTGA
- the rfaD gene encoding ADP-glyceromanno-heptose 6-epimerase, which produces MDGGGTSVGPRIIVTGAAGFIGSNLVAALNAAGERDLLLVDHLDTGPKWKNLLGLRYEDYLDKAEFRARLRAGRLDAPRVIYHLGACSSTTETDAGYLMDNNYAYTRELCAWALAAGARFVYASSAATYGDGALGYDDDDALTPRLRPLNMYGYSKQAFDLWALAHGLLDRIAGLKYFNVYGPGEQHKGDMRSVVHKAAEQIAERGRVGLFRSYRPDFADGEQRRDFVHVDDAVAVTLHFGAPDAPGGLYNCGTGRARTWLDLARAVFAAMGKEPAIDFIPMPESLRPNYQYETQARSEKLRAAGYAAPFRSLEDGVAATIKAIHGS; this is translated from the coding sequence ATGGACGGGGGGGGGACTAGCGTGGGTCCGCGGATCATCGTCACCGGGGCGGCCGGCTTCATCGGCAGCAATCTCGTGGCCGCGCTGAACGCGGCCGGCGAGCGGGACCTCCTCCTCGTGGATCACCTGGACACGGGGCCCAAGTGGAAGAACCTGCTCGGCCTCCGCTACGAGGACTACCTCGACAAGGCGGAGTTCCGCGCGCGGCTGCGGGCGGGGCGTCTCGACGCGCCGCGGGTGATCTACCACCTGGGCGCGTGCAGTTCCACCACGGAGACCGACGCCGGCTACCTGATGGACAACAACTACGCCTACACGCGCGAGCTCTGTGCGTGGGCCCTGGCGGCGGGGGCGCGCTTCGTCTACGCGTCGAGCGCGGCCACCTACGGCGACGGCGCGCTCGGCTACGACGACGACGACGCCCTCACGCCGCGCCTGCGTCCGCTCAACATGTACGGCTACTCGAAGCAGGCCTTCGATCTGTGGGCGCTCGCGCACGGGCTGCTGGACCGCATCGCGGGACTCAAGTACTTCAACGTCTACGGACCGGGCGAGCAGCACAAGGGCGACATGCGCTCGGTGGTGCACAAGGCGGCCGAGCAGATCGCCGAGCGCGGCCGCGTGGGGCTCTTCCGCTCCTACCGGCCGGACTTCGCCGACGGCGAGCAGCGGCGCGACTTCGTCCACGTGGACGACGCCGTGGCCGTCACGCTGCACTTCGGCGCGCCGGACGCCCCCGGCGGCCTCTACAACTGCGGCACGGGTCGGGCCCGCACCTGGCTGGACCTCGCGCGCGCCGTGTTCGCGGCCATGGGCAAGGAGCCGGCGATCGACTTCATCCCCATGCCCGAGAGCCTGCGCCCCAACTACCAGTACGAGACACAGGCCCGCAGCGAGAAGCTGCGCGCCGCCGGCTACGCCGCGCCCTTCCGTTCGCTGGAGGACGGCGTCGCCGCCACCATCAAGGCGATTCACGGGAGCTGA